A genomic region of Elusimicrobiota bacterium contains the following coding sequences:
- the ribH gene encoding 6,7-dimethyl-8-ribityllumazine synthase, translating into MRIGLVVSQFNTEITGRLLDSALTVLAADERIKIGPIVRVPGSFEIPFAAKMMARGEPSVDAVICLGVILQGGTDQNTHLARACAIGLQWAQLETGVPMTFGLISAPSVEVAMDRTRGELDRGREAALAAIEMAELKLKRRMKTDYKDLTAEVARSEAFFSPS; encoded by the coding sequence TTGAGAATAGGATTGGTCGTTTCTCAATTCAACACGGAAATCACCGGGCGCCTGCTTGATTCGGCGTTGACCGTTTTAGCGGCCGATGAGCGGATCAAAATCGGACCCATTGTCCGCGTCCCCGGATCTTTTGAAATTCCGTTTGCGGCCAAAATGATGGCTAGAGGGGAACCCTCCGTTGACGCCGTCATTTGCCTGGGCGTCATCCTTCAGGGAGGAACGGATCAAAACACGCATCTTGCCCGCGCTTGCGCGATCGGGCTGCAATGGGCCCAATTGGAGACCGGCGTCCCCATGACCTTCGGCCTGATCTCAGCCCCCAGCGTTGAAGTCGCCATGGACAGAACAAGAGGGGAATTGGACCGTGGCCGTGAAGCAGCCTTGGCTGCGATTGAAATGGCCGAACTCAAACTTAAACGCCGGATGAAAACAGATTACAAGGATTTGACCGCTGAAGTCGCCCGCTCAGAGGCTTTCTTCTCGCCTTCTTAA
- the nusB gene encoding transcription antitermination factor NusB gives MGSRREGREICLQSLYLWDNCSITPEEAWITAISAPITNGDETQEKAKPKRRPMPDAETVEFAKTLWEGILGNREKIDGIIQNYCHNWKLDRMSAVDRNILRIGAFEIIGMPQIPINVTINEAVEIAKSYSTDESGRFVNGILDKIKQERKPA, from the coding sequence ATGGGTTCGCGCAGGGAAGGACGAGAAATTTGCCTTCAGTCGCTTTACCTCTGGGATAATTGCAGCATTACGCCTGAGGAAGCCTGGATCACGGCCATCTCCGCGCCCATCACCAACGGCGATGAAACGCAAGAAAAAGCCAAGCCCAAACGCCGCCCCATGCCTGACGCCGAGACCGTCGAATTCGCCAAAACGCTTTGGGAGGGCATCCTCGGCAACCGCGAAAAAATCGACGGCATCATTCAGAATTATTGTCATAACTGGAAGCTTGATCGCATGTCCGCGGTGGATCGAAATATCTTGAGGATCGGCGCTTTTGAAATCATCGGCATGCCGCAGATCCCCATCAACGTCACCATCAACGAAGCCGTGGAAATTGCCAAGTCTTATTCAACGGACGAATCCGGCCGTTTCGTCAACGGCATCCTGGATAAAATCAAACAAGAACGAAAGCCGGCTTAA